The genomic DNA CAGCGCGGCAGCAGAGCAGACCCGCTCGCAGGCGCAGGAAGCGGAGGTCTCTGCTCCCCGCCGTGCGCGCCAGCCCTGCCCCATGCtctccactgacttcaaagcACCCGCATCTTCTTTTGGCCACGTGAGAATTTTGCTTTGAGTATGGGGTTTaccacagagcagcagcctgcCAGGGGCCCTGGCCCAGCACTGGCTGTGCTCACCATTCGGTGCTTGGGAAACGCGGGGAAATCTGCCGGGAGGCGACCGAGATAGGAGCAGGAGAATCCTTGTACCCAGTGTGGGTTTATATTCCTGccaaccttttttttcttttaatgatgCAAAGTCTGGGCTTTTCTGGTTTACAAAGTGCATCAGGAGGacttaaacctcccctgggCTCAAGGAACCTGACTCTCAAAGCCTGAGCAGATGGCAGCATACCTTGGACAGGAGACCCAGTGCTCCCGCGGAGCCAGAGCCTCACCTGACGTAGTCGGACAATTCGCCTACTTTGGACGTCCTTGTTTTCACTAACTGtggagagcagaaaacaaaactatgcAAAACAAGTCTGGGACAGGGATTTTCATGATATGGGGAATTGTCACTTACCAGCAATATTTCACTGGATTCTTCCAATTCCCCTTTCCAGAAATACCTggattgaaaagaaaagaaacatcagtaAATACAGCTTGGGGTGCAGCCCAGCGGGGTTCAGTTTCCCTGCTTGGTGCTTTCTGTACATGGCCCTTCCTTTACAAAATGATGCTCGGGGAGCATCCCTGGCCTCAAAAGGCTGCTGTGCCTGTGACTGAGCAGCCCGGATTCACAGCCCAGAGCCTCCCTGGCTGTGCCAGCCTCAAGAGAGCTGCCATGGGGTGACAACACGGCAAAGGAGCTGGGACTGGGGGGGCCATGGGCTGTGTGTGGTGGCAGTACCACTCAAAAAGAGCGGCCGGGGACAGTGCCTGCAGAGACTGTAGCATGGCTGTAAGCTGGGAGGCAGAACAAGCATCGTCAcgcctttttcctctttccctgcaggagaggagatgTACTTCTCGTGAGTCAGATATGacctttcaaaacatttatgtTGACAGAGGGCCACGGTGACTTCATCTGCACACTGGGTTCCTGCGCGAGGAGGCATTCAGAGATGTTGCCTGAGCAGGGTATGCAGGAGAAACCAGCTGAAGCAAGCAGGGCTGGGCATGAGCGACTCTGCTCCAGCTGTCGGGACTTGTAGGAAACAAAGTGTAAGGGCAAGAGGGGTATTATTTGGTTTGCCTTCCTTCAGCAGCCCCAGCTGGGCTCTGGGACAGCCTACGGGGGTGTGTGTGCACTGTAAGGAACCCCTCCTTGCAGGGTCCTGCGCCTGTGATGTGGGACCCTCTCCGCTCCTCCAGCAGGGCCAGGCCAGGGTGCTCCTATGAGCAAGCAGCAGTCCTGGGGCTTTGTTCTTTAACCTCTCTAAAGCGCAATCCCTTTGCATGGATGGCTGAGAATACCTGCGGAGACCACGGCTGTTTGTATTTCAAGGTCAAAGATACTGTTCTTCCTTCCTGagagtgctgtttaatattgtAAAGGCCTTTCAAGCTTTTCTTAGCTTCTTTTTAGATCCTTTAAAAACAGGCACGATGTCCTCAGGACCATAAATCACCTTGCTTTTTGCTAGATCTCCACGTAGCTAAGTAACCAAGGAATAAATGGTCCCCACTGGCAGCTGGAGCATCTGTGTTCCTTAATAAACTTAGCGCACTTTGTATGGGTCGGGATCATCTCTACCATCTGCAGCAACAATCAGACCCAGCTGCCTTCTGGAAGCTGCCAACTCTCCCCAAGGCTATGGGGtgtccatctcctccttcctacCCCGGGAGTTTGGTTCTGCTTCCTCTATTGGGGAATATTCAGCCCAACTTACAAAGCCGAGCTCTTCGGTAGGATGTTCACGTAGGCAGCCAGCTTCTTATCCATGATGGCCCTGGATGAGACAGGAGGAGGAGTTAGTGCCTGTCCCCAGCTTGCTGCAGCTCAGTGCTCACCCCCAGCTGTGCCCCCGGCCACCAGCGGCAGCTTTGACATTGGAGATGGAGCATTTGGAGTTAACTATTACTCTGGGAAACAGAGGCAAAGGTGACCTCCAGCCACAGCCGCTTCAGGTCATGTcctcctggcacagctctggGACAGTCCCCGCTGTCCCTCCCTGAAGCAGGAAGGTTAGGTGTTGCTCCTGGCCTGGAGCATCTTGCGGGACGTGTGCCTGGCACGGTGTGAGGACCCTGCCCACCACCAGCCCGATGCCCATCTCGCTGCAGGGCAccagggcaggggctgagccacggggctgagagaactggggctgGGATGGACGCAAAGGTGTTTGTTTCCCAGTCCTGTATTTATGCTGTCAAACTGTGCCCCTTACAGAGCAGACGAAATGGGGATCTTGTTAAATTAACAACATCGAGGGTTTTCTACCCAAAACATCCTATAAATCTGAAGCCCCAATGAATTTCTTCCCTCGGGCTGCCTCCTTTAGTTGGGGGCTGATCTGTTATTGCAGAGCTGCTTGGGTCTGCCAGCAGAAGTGATATTTAAGTGATTGAAGAGAACTAAAGCAATCTCAGGGTGGATTTTTAGAAGAACTAGATCAATTGTTGTTTTTTCTGACCACAGCAATATCTGGGCCCTTCTCGCAGAGATGGCAGCCCTGTCCCTCTTGCAGGCAGCTCTCTTACGGGCCCTGCGCTGGTTTTCTTTAACACAGGCACTAATTTGTACCAAGTGCTTTGACAGTGCAAACATTTAACTTCTCGATGACCTTGACTTGCAGAGAAGGCAGGAGCTATGAGATACTGGAATGCTGGATTCAACAACCTGCAAAAATTAACCCTTAGTGAgctaaagaattaaaaacattccAGTTAACTACGGTTCAACACGTCCTCCAGAATGCTTTTGGCTCAGCGCAAGTTAAAAATTTATTATCCTTACACCCAGGGTACGGTGCAGCCTGGAGGTGTCTACAAAACAAACTGTAAGAAACGCTTAGATTTCAAAAAGACAGCATTACGAACTGTAAGAACACGGCAGACTGAGTTGCTTGGTCCCTGAATATGAGCAGAAGGAGCACAAGAGGTGCCTTCCCCACGGCTGTGTCCTGAAGATACCCTGGCCAAGGTGATCATGTGCAACTACATCACGCCTTGCAATCCGGCCTCTGACCTGTAAGAAAAGCTGGGCTCTTGTTTGGATGTGCATAAGCTCCTTTGCACGTCACCACTGCCAGTCCtgctttctttgcctgtttGTAGAAGTTTATACCTTGCAACTACGAGCACAAGACAAAGGTGCCCTCGTGGGGCTGCgcaggctctgctgcagggcaggaaggaATCGGAAGCAGCCCGGGCACTGAGAGGAAAGCAGCCCTTCCCAATGATCCTACAGCATCTTGCCTCTCCAACAATGCACCGGAGAACCAGTGCCCGGACCCAGCTGACTCGTGAGATTGGGTTTCAAGTTGAAGTACAGCAAGGTGACAGAGATGAACTTCTCTCTGCCGATGGCTCAGAGCAGCCCTGGCCTGAGAGGACCATCTGAGGAGGCTCCAGGTTGTTTGCTTTCACCACATGCAGCCAGTTCGAGGCGTTTAATGCTTGTAGAACATCTTGAGTTAATCTGTAGACCAACATGCTGCAGCAGCATGAGCGGAGATATCCATGCTGCGTTTGTCATGTCAAACACATGGCACCAATCATTTTGTTTTTGCTGCTTGCAACTTCCAAGTCACTTCAGCCCAGGAACCTTTTGATTTGGGTGAGTCCCTTCTAATTGCTTCTGCTCTGTCCTAATAAACCGTGATCCTCACTGAGATCCTGAACTTTGTTCTAGCAAGCTGGGTGGAAAACAAGTGGCCACCATGGCAACGGGTAACGTTAGAAGCAGCTGAAGATGATCTGTGGAAAACATCTGCATAATGCATGATAACTTTGGGCTGGGTACTTAATGTGCGCTGCTTTGTCCCTGACTTACAATAGGCTCTGAATTGAGAcagatgaaatattaataagctgaaatgcaaagaaaattctATGCACAAATCTAACGCAGAACCAGAGGCTGACGGGCTGGATGGGTGTTAGATGAGGTGTGTGAAGTACAGTGACTGCACCATCCAGCCCAAAGGGATCAGTTGCTCACAGTGGCTCCACGGAGAGGCCACATCTCCTGTGGAGGCTTGGGGATTTCTTCTGAGGATTTTAAGTTTATAGTAATTGAGATGAACTGGGGTAGGACTGGCTCTACAAAGAAGCCAGGTGCTGAATCCTCCCTGCGGCTAGTCTGCTTTCACAAACCTTCAACTCCTCTTCCTTAAAACCAGCAGAATGTTTCCTTGCAGACTGATCCATCAGAGAGAGTGCTCCACTCAACAATGTAAAGAAGGAATAAACATGACAGCACAGGACAAAGGTGTGTGGGAAAATGAGTGTAGAAGCCCTGTGTCATCCTCTACTGCCATCACTCATTCACCCAAATTCAGGAACAAAGGAATAATTATTCCACCAGTAGAAAGACAACCAAAGTGCATGTATCTTAGCAATGGGGAGTGATTTATTTCCGCTCCCTTCCCTGCGAGATAAGGAACAAAGAGTGGAATCCAAACACTTGCAAAGCTGTTAAGTTGAAGCATTTTCAGGAACTGAGGCTCTTTTCACCAGCCAGGTAcaattactccttttttttcagaagacatCAAGCAGTGCAGATATTATTCTATCTCAATTTCTTAATACAGTTGCAGCATTTAAAGTGACACAAACTCCCTTTCAGGAACCTGTCAGTTCCTGAACGACTGTTTGGGAGCACTTTACAGAAGATGGGGAATTTTTGGCAAGCGGCAGGGTAGCAGGGAAAACACCGCAGGAGGTGTTGCAGGAAACTTAATGGTCCATCATAAACATTTCCCCAGTCAACAGTTTCAGTAGTTTGAACAAACCATCTATTGAGTCAGGGACTGACAGATGGGTGAAAAAACTCTGCATGCAAAACATCATGCAAAGTATCCCATAcattaaaagaggaaagaaaaaccctctCAAGGTAAAGCCCTCATTCTCCGAGGTTTGTCTGGTGAGCAGAGAGCCTCACAAGGgcttgttttgtgtttgctggGGACcacttttattcattttgtccCTCTCCATAAACACTTCACCTGGAATTTGTTATCTATGTTGTTCCAGAGAAGACAGAATGTGGCAGATAGAGAACACGGGGCTGGAGCTTGGTCCATCTGGGGACCCACGGATATAGGGCCACGGCTTTAAAATAGGTCTGGAAAATGAATGGCAGTGGAATCAGCTGACAATTGGCTTGATTTTACTGTGGTGCTGACTTTAGAGGCAATTGTcagctttctttcagaaagcacaGCTCTTGGTAAGTGGTGGTGTggtacagagagagaaaaggaacagcATGTGGGGTAGAAGTGCAAAGTACAGAGCGGTACAGCTCCTCTCAAGGGACAAGGAAAGGCTTTCTTCCACAGGAAGCTGCTTTTGAAGGGTTCAGGCAGACAAGCAGGGCAATCGTCTCTGTACCTCGCAATATCCTTGGCGATCTGCTCGTTGAGACAGTTGATGAAGGCAACGGAGTGTGTCCCAGAGACGTAACTGCCGGTGATGGCAGAGTGCAGCTGAAGAGCCAGGCTCCTCAGCACTGGGTACATCAGCAAAGACAGCGTCACCGCCTAAAATCCAAAATACAGGAGTGATGATGTCAGCTGAAATAGTGCATTTTTGTaaagcaaagcatttattttatctgtGGCTCAAGGGAAGCCTCCAGTCTTCTTTCTTGCAACATTACACTAACGCTAGTTGTACTTTAAATGAGAACTGCTCGTGGGGAGAGCCATTCCCCTCCAACCGGGCAAATCCAGTGCTGTGCCAAGTGCTGGGGCAGCAGCGGGGCAGCGCCAGACCTCGGCGGCAGGAGGGCACACCCCGGAGGAGTGGCGTTACAGCTGAATCACTGGCTGCCTCggttaaaatacatttctactGCAAAAAGGGGTGAGAAGGGAACCACCAGGTGTGGCTCCCACAGCAAACACCTCTTCTTTCCTGATGCGGACACACAGGCATCGTATGGGGTGAGGTGTCCACTCGTCTGGGAAATGGTGGGGATTGGACCCTCTGCCTCCCTGGagaggtgggaaggaggagaggactATATCAGGTAGGGGTCTAGCCATGGAAAACAGATGTGGGCTGGAGCCTGATGTGGGACCAGAGCCACAGGAAGCCTGGGGGCACAGAGAGCTTTCATTCCACCCCATCAGCCCAGCGCCATCGCTCTCTTCTTCTGACAGACCCACCCAGGCTATGATACAGAGTCACACAGCAGGCAAGCGGAGATAAGACTTAAATGCAGGTTTTAAGTTGAATTCACCTTAATTATCTGAATCTAATCGCGAAATTGGATCCTTTCAGGCACAGAAGTCCTAATGGACGCAGCCCAGGTCTGTAGGGCTGTGCCTGTCCTGCCCGGGTGCAGAAAACAGCAACGCTCTCGCCGTGGCCTGGCAGGGCGCTGGCAACAGTTGGTTTTGCTGTACACGAGATGCTATTCCTGGCAAGCTGCTTCGCTGCTCTTTGTACTCACATGCCATAAACACAGTCGcataaaaaatatatcattatcTCAGCGGGGATGTTGCTGGAATAGCAAGGTTAATTTGGTGTGCTGAGTAACAGCCGAGGGACGGTGCCCGTACCCGCGCGCTGcttcagcacagctgctcttctctttgtcttttgtcttgttttggaAATAAACAGCATCTGGCCCTTATTCAACCACAGTGgtaaaaaaatgcttataaGACTAAGAATATAgtcctttttctcccttgtttcCGGCCTCCTTTACCCTCTGAAAAACCCTCCTGTTACCAATATCAGagagggggttttttttgaaagatttaattaaaaaaagaattcttgCTTGTCACCATAAAGACAGGAGCTCGTTTCCATTTGGAAAATGACTGATGTGCTGTATTGGTTGTCTCGTCTTTTCCAATCCATTTGAGGAAATATTCTTTGTTATTACAATGCTTCTCATGATAATTTTTAGAGCttcttttatgccttttttttttcccataaagcCATTTAACAAATATTATGCAACAAATCCCAGCAGCTACTCAGACAGTTACAAGCCAGAGATCTGCTGGTGTATCTACTTTGCAGATTAGAATGTAATCACGCTCcctgctcaggaaaaaaacatccaacCTGTTCAGCGTGGCAATCATTAATCTCTTTGGAAGATGTTTTGCATGTGATAAGGAAATCCCCTCAAACATTTATGATTGAATATTAGTACAATCGTAACCACCCTCTGGTTTTTGGGTCGTTTCCCCTGtttctttatgaaaagaaagataaaagcctcctttcttcccccccccaccAATAATTGTGTTTGCCAAAGGATggtgcaaaggaaaaggagtgaAACTTCAGGATTCCAGCCCGATAAAGTGAATAAAGTCATGACTGCAAAAAAAGTCAAAgtgaacaaaactgaaaaaaaaaacccaaacccactgTGTTTAAGTATTTAATCAAAAAGCACCGCCCAGCAAAACGATGGGTTTAGAGGGAGACGAAGATTTCTGCAAGGCTCATTTTGGCAAACTAAActaaaaaacagctttaaaggGGTTGAAACAACCACGTTAGGACTTTTTGCCTAGTTTTGCTGAGGTTCTGTACAATAAAACCCCAAGCCAGTCATGACTTTTTGCCTAGTTTTGATGAGattctgtgcaaaaaaaaaacaaacaaaccccaacctCATCCCATCTTTTGGCAATTCCGAGCAAGCTGTGAGCTTTGGAAGTGGGATAAAAGTCCCGTGAGGCTGGctgcgaggaggaggaggagggtgagggtgaggatgaggaggatgaggtgCAGCCCCCGCCCCGCACTCACCAGCAGCGCGGTGCCGCGGCTCGGGCAGCGCTGGCTCAGCCGCTCCATCGCCCGTTCCCCTCCACCTGCTCTGCCCCGAGCCGGGAGCGCTGCCCGGGAGCCCGCAtaactcctcctcctcttcctccccggCTCCTGCCCGCCTGCCTGCCCGGATGGAGAGGTGCCGGGCATCCCCCAGAAATGGGCTTGGAGCCACGGCAAGGGCAAAACCCGCACCAAATCTCTGCCTAGCATCTCCCGGAGAAACCTCTCCCCAATATCTGATGGGGAAACCTTTCCTCGACATCTCCTGGAGAAACCTCTCGAAACCTCTCGCCAGTATCTGATGGGGAAACCTTTCCCAAACATCTCCTGGAGAAACCTCTCGAAACCTCTCGCCAGCATCTGATGGGGAAACCTTTCCCAAACATCTGCTGGAGAAACCTCTCCTGAACATCTGATGGAGAAACTTCTCCCCAACATCTGGTGGATCAATCTGTTCAAAAGCTCCTGGAGAATCCTCTCCCCAATATCTGCTGGGGAAATCTCTGCCCAGCGTCTCCTGGAGAATCCTCTCCCCAATATCTGCTGGGGAAATCTCTGCCCAGCATCTCCTGGAGAATCCTCTGCCCGGTATCTGATGGGGAAACCTTTCCCAAACATCTGCTGGAGAAAACTTTCCCCAACATCTGATGGGGAAACCTTTCCCAAACATCTGCTGGAGAAAACTTTCCCCAACATCTGATGGGGAAACCTTTCCCAAACATCTGTTGGAGAAAACTTTCCCCAACATCTGATGGAGAAATCTCTCCCCAGTATCTCCTGGAGGAACCTCTGCTCATTATCTGATGGGGaaattttttcccaatatctgCTGGAGAAATCTCTCCTCAGGATCTGCTGGAGAAAACTCTCCCCGGCATGTCCTGAAGAAACCTCTCCACAACATCTGATGGGGAAATCGctccccagcatctcctggaTAAGTCTGTCTACAATATCTTCTGGAGATATCTCTCCCCTACACGTGATGGAGAAGCCTGTCCACAACATCTGATGTGGAGATATCTCCCCAAGGTCTGATGAAGAAACCTCTCCACAACATCTGAAGGAGAAATCTCTCCACAACAGCTCCTGGAGAAACATCCTGGAGAACAACAGCTGTTACATCTCCACAATGTCTGATTGTGAAATCTGGCCACAACATCAGACAGAGaaactctgcccctctgctcctctctggtgagaccccacctggagccctcaGCCCAGGGAGGACATGGATCCATTAgagggagtccagaggaggccacagagatgaaccaagggctggagcccctcctgtgcgaggacaggctgggagagctggggttgctcagcttggagaaggctgcggggagaccttagagcagcttccagtgctgaaaggagctccaggaaagctggggaggggctcttgatcagggagggcagggataggatgagagggaatggttttaaactaagagagaggatttagactggatataaagaagaatgtttccacaatgagggtggggaggccctggcccaggttgcccagagcagtggtggctgccccatccctggaggtgttcaaggccaggttggatggagcttggagcccctgatccagtgggaggtgtccctgcccatggcaggggtgggactggatgggctttcagtTCCCTTCCCACCCAGACCACGGTGTGAGGCAGTGACACCCGGCAGCGTCGCGAAGCTCCGCCCCCAGCacgaccacgccccctccgaAATAACCACGCCCCCTCCGCAATAACCACGCCCCATCGACAGAGGCCACGCCCCACTGCACAAACAGAGCGATGGGgcgtggccacgccccctggTCCAAACAATCAAATCAGcgcggagggggcgtggccccACCGCACCTGCCCCATCCCGTCCAATCAGAGATGAGAGGCGTGGCCTCGCTCCACACTGTATAATCAGAACGAAGGGGCGTAACCTCGCGTCTGCCTCATTTTATCCAATCAGCGCGGAGAGGGCGTGTCGCGGCCGCCATTTTGTCGCGGCGGAGGCGGAAGGGGCTCGTCGCCGGCTGAGCCCGTTGGCTGCGCGCGGTGCTCGGCGCGGCCCCCGCGGCCCAAGATGGCGGAGGCGGTGTCGGAGCTGTTGGAGCGCGCGGCGCGGCGCCAGGCCCGGCTGGAGGAGCTGCGCGCCCTGCGCCTCGCCCTGCAGGGCCTGCCCCCCGCCGCCCTCCGGCCGCGCCTCGCCGAACGCCACCTCGCAGCGCTCTTCGGCCTCCTCAGCGCCGGCGACCGGTGAGCGGCGGCACCGGCCGCCTCACCGCTCCTCTTCCCCCCTGTTCCGCCTCGGGGCTGAGGGGGGAGCGGGCGGT from Cuculus canorus isolate bCucCan1 chromosome 19, bCucCan1.pri, whole genome shotgun sequence includes the following:
- the LOC104066848 gene encoding protein CutA homolog isoform X2, encoding MERLSQRCPSRGTALLAVTLSLLMYPVLRSLALQLHSAITGSYVSGTHSVAFINCLNEQIAKDIARAIMDKKLAAYVNILPKSSALYFWKGELEESSEILLLVKTRTSKVGELSDYVR
- the LOC104066848 gene encoding protein CutA homolog isoform X1, coding for MERLSQRCPSRGTALLAVTLSLLMYPVLRSLALQLHSAITGSYVSGTHSVAFINCLNEQIAKDIARAIMDKKLAAYVNILPKSSALYFWKGELEESSEILLLVKTRTSKVGELSDYVRSIHPFEIPEIISLPIDQGNPLYLKWIEESVPRD